The Branchiostoma lanceolatum isolate klBraLanc5 chromosome 10, klBraLanc5.hap2, whole genome shotgun sequence genome has a window encoding:
- the LOC136443352 gene encoding transmembrane protein 143-like, translated as MALSSLKFSFGRALVIRPLIQLYRPSPRYNLVFLQYSTSPDKGTASKKDTKFQSSENLAGYFDKGSAQQASSSEQQPDSTTQQKDSSPSVGTTADKTTDSTAKIPESKVTPEDDPQEKPPVDETSTQEPPSAVPPPPPVKPPAPQIQLSRPELTKEELSRLVLRQDEYVERFIPITRRSLIQHLVQHPGLLTSREKVKFDKFFQALDSAVVTTYHGTLTELKALFDPLNPDKDTISTRQWNRKERAENEFWLMQKLAIVMEKANFHELPKPVVEVALQEHQAGDGVMVRVDATRYDILRFWALGKEIRPPVPVPLAKRLVAALGRLVTRSKKTEPQAQETFKRLVVAVRHTKDGKLTLKAFKDIPINALEQVLPEAKVRMSQFDQAFLYFSVGITSLGMLIKLVTVMAEYRVNWSLIVGGVFGLIAARTWSSYKNRHMRYLAELSKTLYYRNIANNRGLLTLLVDRAEDESVKETLLVYTFLLSYQSTTGEASTDVPGGAAIGALEKDIEKWVLEKTGSQIRFHADEAVQFLSSFGILKQENNLLSVVPLDTAIACLPWQPVGIDSRSEEFDVEEGYDRREKTETAQPRKKWFGLF; from the exons atggcgctgTCCAGTCTGAAATTTTCGTTTGGGCGCGCTTTGGTGATACGGCCGTTAATACAG CTATACAGGCCAAGTCCACGCTACAACCTAGTATTCTTACAATACAGCACATCACCTGATAAAGGCACAGCCTCAAAGAAAGACACTAAGTTCCAGTCCTCAGAAAACCTTGCTGGGTACTTTGACAAAGGCAGTGCACAGCAAGCTAGCAGCAGTGAACAGCAACCTGACAGCACTACACAGCAAAAGGATAGCTCTCCATCCGTAGGAACAACAGCAGACAAAACTACAGACTCAACAGCAAAAATCCCAGAGTCAAAAGTTACACCCGAAGATGATCCTCAGGAAAAACCACCAGTTGATGAGACTTCTACCCAAGAACCCCCCTCCGCtgtccccccaccccctccagTTAAGCCCCCCGCCCCCCAGATCCAGCTGTCCCGGCCTGAGCTGACGAAGGAGGAGCTGTCCCGCCTGGTGTTGCGTCAGGATGAGTACGTGGAACGTTTCATCCCCATCACCCGCCGCTCCCTCATCCAGCACCTGGTCCAGCACCCCGGCCTGCTGaccagcagggagaaggtcaagttcgacaaGTTCTTCCAGGCTCTGGACAGCGCTGTGGTCACTACCTACCATGGGACACTCACTGAGCTGAAG GCTCTTTTTGATCCCCTAAATCCTGACAAAGACACGATCAGCACACGACAGTGGAACCGCAAAGAGCGTGCAGAGAACGAGTTCTGGTTAATGCAGAAGTTAGCCATCGTCATGGAGAAGGCAAACTTCCACGAGTTACCCAAACCTGTGGTGGAGGTTGCTCTACAGGAGCACCAGGCAGGGGATGGAGTCATG GTACGAGTAGATGCCACCAGGTATGATATCCTCCGCTTCTGGGCGCTCGGTAAGGAGATACGTCCTCCAGTCCCAGTCCCACTGGCCAAGCGGCTGGTCGCAGCCCTTGGCCGTCTCGTCACACGGAGTAAAAAAACTGAACCACAGGCTCAGGAAACCTTCAAGAGGTTAGTGGTTGCTGTCCGACACACCAAGGACGGTAAACTCACACTAAAGGCCTTCAAGGACATTCCCATCAATGCGTTAGAGCAAGTCCTGCCTGAAGCCAAAGTGCGCATGAGCCAGTTCGACCAGGCCTTCCTCTACTTCAGTGTGGGCATCACCAGTCTCGGGATGCTCATCAAGCTAGTCACCGTCATGGCGGAGTACCGGGTCAACTGGTCGCTGATCGTGGGCGGCGTGTTCGGGCTGATCGCTGCACGCACCTGGTCGTCGTACAAGAACCGGCACATGCGCTACCTGGCAGAGCTGTCAAAAACATTGTACTACAGGAACATCGCAAACAACAGGGGCCTGCTGACGCTGCTCGTGGACCGTGCAGAGGACGAGTCCGTGAAGGAAACCCTGCTGGTGTACACCTTCCTCCTCAGCTATCAGTCCACCACAGGAGAGGCAAGCACAGATGTACCGG GTGGCGCTGCGATAGGAGCCCTGGAGAAGGACATAGAGAAGTGGGTGTTGGAGAAGACTGGTAGCCAGATCAGGTTCCACGCAGATGAGGCCGTCCAGTTCCTGTCGTCCTTCGGCATCCTGAAACAGGAGAACAACCTGCTGAGCGTCGTTCCCCTGGACACCGCCATCGCCTGTCTCCCGTGGCAACCCGTGGGAATAGACAGCAGGTCGGAAGAGTTCGACGTGGA
- the LOC136443484 gene encoding zinc finger protein 431-like yields MATNDMGSQGAEGHSQEDFANRPFQCEECNKRFSELSYLKNHKLTHTGEKPFKCDKCGKLFSQQGGLTRHKKTHTGEKPFMCGKCSKHFSRLCHLKIHMRTHTGEKPYKCEECSRPFRDQRDLKNHIRTHTGEKPYMCERCSRQFRQLGALKLHMRTHTGEKPYSCEECHQKFASSTGLRIHERTHSDEKPYKCEECSKQFRQLSGLRAHKRTHSGEKPYKCEVCSKQFSQHGMLQVHIRTHTGDKPYRCEKCGRQFSSLSTLRTHIRTHTGDKPYKCEECGRQFSQSGNLKTHMRLHTGEKPFSCEECLQRFPSKAGLLFHKRTHTNEKA; encoded by the coding sequence ATGGCAACAAATGACATGGGCTCTCAAGGTGCTGAAGGACACTCACAAGAGGACTTCGCCAACAGACCCTTccagtgtgaggagtgcaacaaaCGGTTCTCTGAGCTGAGCTATCTGAAGAATCACAAGCtgacacatacaggtgagaaacccttcaagtgtgacaaGTGCGGTAAGCTGTTCAGTCAGCAGGGTGGTCTGACCAGACACAAGAAAACTCACACCGGGgaaaaacccttcatgtgtgggaaATGCAGCAAGCACTTCAGTCGGCTGTGTCATTTAAAGattcacatgcggactcacacaggtgagaaaccttacaaatgtgaggaATGTAGCAGGCCGTTCCGTGATCAGCGCGACCTGAAGAACCATATAcgcactcacactggtgagaaaccctacatgtgtgagcggtgcagcaggcagtttcgTCAACTGGGTGCTCTGAAGctacacatgcggactcacacaggagaaaaaccataCAGTTGTGAAGAATGCCACCAGAAGTTTGCCTCCTCGACTGGGCTAAGGATTCACGAGCGAACTCACTCAgatgagaaaccttacaaatgtgaggaATGCAGTAAGCAATTCCGTCAGCTAAGTGGTCTGAGGGCACACAAGCGAACCCATTCAggggagaaaccatacaaatgtgaggTGTGTTcaaagcagttcagtcagcatGGTATGCTGCAGGTACACATACGAACTCACACGGGTGacaaaccctacaggtgtgagaagTGTGGTAGGCAATTTAGCAGTTTATCGACACTGAGGACACACATtcgaactcacactggtgacaaaccatacaaatgtgaggagtgtggcaggCAGTTTAGTCAGAGTGGTAATCTGAAAACTCACATGCGActtcacacaggagaaaaaccattCAGTTGTGAAGAATGCCTCCAGCGTTTTCCCTCGAAGGCTGGACTGTTGTTTCACAAGCGGACTCACACTAATGAGAAAGCTTAG